GCTTTACCAGTAGCTTCATTGAAGAGAGCCACGTTAGATACATCGATTGCTGCTTCTTGCTCAACAATACCACCTTGGGTACCTAGAGCTGGAACAGGTTTCTGATGTTTCTTAACTAGGTTGATACCTTCAACGATAACTTTACCAGTTTCAAGAACCTTGCTTACTTTACCTTTCTTGCCTTTATCTTTACCAGCAAGAACGATTACTTCGTCGTTACGACGGATTTTAGCTGCCATTGTTTGCCGCTCCTTACAGAACTTCTGGAGCCAGTGAAACTAATTTCATGAATTTCGCATTGCGAAGTTCACGAGTCACTGGACCAAAGATACGTGTACCGATTAGTTGCTCAGTATTATTGTTTAACAACACACAAGCATTACGGTCGAAGCGAATGACAGAACCGTCCTGACGACGTACGCCTTTACGGGTGCGAACTACCACTGCCTTCATTACATCACCTTTTTTTACTTTACCGCGAGGAATTGCTTCCTTAACAGTAACTTTGATGATGTCGCCCACATGAGCGTAACGGCGGTGAGAGCCACCCAGAACCTTAATACACATTACGCTGCGAGCGCCTGAGTTATCAGCTGCGTCCAGCATACTTTGCATTTGGATCATGTTAGTGCTCCGCTAAATATAAAAAAACTAGACCCATCTCGGGTCGGGCTGCCTCTTTAAAAGGGACGCGAATTGTACCACCCTTTTTTTAGAAAAGGTAGTCAAAAAACAAGCGGCTCGAAAATTTTCCCGTAGCCGCTTATTTTAACTATAGAAAATTGAAATTAAACTTTCGCTTTTTCTACAATTTTAACCAATGTCCAAGACTTAGTCTTAGACAGTGGACGACACTCTTTGATTTCAACGATATCGCCTTGGCTACATTCGTTGTTTTCATCGTGAGCGTGCAGTTTTGTGGTGCGTTTCATGAACTTGCCGTAAATTGGGTGTTTTACGAAACGTTCAATGATAACAACAATAGACTTGTCCATTTTGTTGCTAACAACGCGACCTTGTTGAGTACGAATTTTGTCGCTCATTATGCGCCTGCCTTCTCAGTCAAAACAGTTTTCACACGTGCGATATCACGG
This DNA window, taken from Vibrio palustris, encodes the following:
- the rplX gene encoding 50S ribosomal protein L24, with the protein product MAAKIRRNDEVIVLAGKDKGKKGKVSKVLETGKVIVEGINLVKKHQKPVPALGTQGGIVEQEAAIDVSNVALFNEATGKADRVGFRFEDGAKVRFFKSNGETIK
- the rplN gene encoding 50S ribosomal protein L14; the protein is MIQMQSMLDAADNSGARSVMCIKVLGGSHRRYAHVGDIIKVTVKEAIPRGKVKKGDVMKAVVVRTRKGVRRQDGSVIRFDRNACVLLNNNTEQLIGTRIFGPVTRELRNAKFMKLVSLAPEVL
- the rpsQ gene encoding 30S ribosomal protein S17, which produces MSDKIRTQQGRVVSNKMDKSIVVIIERFVKHPIYGKFMKRTTKLHAHDENNECSQGDIVEIKECRPLSKTKSWTLVKIVEKAKV